In Salmo salar chromosome ssa03, Ssal_v3.1, whole genome shotgun sequence, a single genomic region encodes these proteins:
- the sall2 gene encoding sal-like protein 3 isoform X2: MASPKLGVSATTTSSSSSSASLCPLPHPGSPSPVPEGPPSPVTPSPSPGTASAPPPRAHLSIAVILEELRVLQQRQIHQMQMTEEICRQVLRLGGASCALEVPQILLPPLPQLCLEGSERTSSPPQPTPTQPPNTVAPLLACFSTLLPPQPASKPSKPSHSLSHVLRPHKPQMEGAGGATGSYLYPGTSVRPSSSSSSSSASSAISTMASSNYPLALSLALPTRFLHEKSPNTTLTSGHGGLSFLTPPLPTTASMAPPSSQEPHLSVSSAGSSSSSLGRLQHACRFCGKLFSSDSSLQIHLRSHTGERPYQCPVCLSRFTTRGNLKVHFLRHREQNPELSLSLLPPSLFGMGMGPVGGSEPQGQPMSSTGLSVSAAQAQRRRKRRAEDDLYGDGMEVDGAGGGFSLGVSTGAPPSSLPLPPSVDLALISTAHSLLRLNQAAAAAASISSAASSLTSSSSSSASSSLASSHLSVPSSAASAIAGFFKGAKQQCFDENTPPHLPMMSHSAYSQLAHLPKLLFPSGSPHHHPALGLFRPPPPAPGSSHLSSTHSQLSFPFSHYPKAQAFTTSSSTPSSDTSKLQRLVEKLEKEPPTSSSWASSSGETSHSSMASTGLFSSGLMGASTSSTYVMASPSSSTHVPTSVSNFTREMVAALGMSANGGSALAGAILPGLGIMSTGSLAPNQCGVCLRVLSCPRALRLHQATHLGERPFPCKLCGRSFSTKGSLRSHLATHRARPPNSRAQNSCPLCQRKFTNALVLQHHIRMHLGGQLPPEGAPESLSEPIAEPDAVSLSQPQPNDTSNVSIESFTAASGSQSKSSAASTHIQTLVGGSAPISSSVTSPACVGEPSRSHSSSPDLIPPSDLSPDPFLNPTSHTPPPGSADPPVLCVSVPSPPPALGDSSSPVSDDKHAELLDTSIDTPASKTSPAHTSSSALKTTPLSSLMMSDCLLGENSLPLDVFYPGPRSNLEDLLSSPTLGAPVAHPSPAPSFTSVLSPEYPKTYLAPTLNPEQPTKPKTPEPTEEDRVETSPPAAPKQAPVLDVDHRMSPLSETTETGNTEAGDVPQKAVAYTRETRLGAYLSSHGKEDGMGGVRDRLEGTVPISLAPTLPPPMSRPEKKTYSCVECGKEYASRSGLKGHMKHHGGVVKATRPPVRSGRSASERLPANTPTTSSTPPTTRSNVGFWNQYQAFLNTSNDPADDPAQGPTSGSQGEDGEMPRLAESPIRSQLSKESTTGRGSGEGSDEGPTLESM, from the coding sequence ATGGCCTCTCCCAAGCTAGGCGTGTCAGCCactaccacctcctcctcctcttcatcagccTCCCTCTGCCCCCTGCCCCACCCTGGCAGCCCTAGCCCCGTTCCAGAGGGCCCCCCCAGCCCCGTGACACCCTCCCCAAGCCCGGGCACTGCCTCTGCCCCTCCACCCCGTGCCCACCTTAGCATTGCAGTGATCCTGGAAGAGCTGCGGGTGCTGCAGCAGAGGCAAATCCACCAGATGCAGATGACGGAGGAGATCTGCAGGCAGGTGCTGCGGCTGGGTGGGGCCTCCTGTGCCCTGGAGGTGCCCCAGATCCTCCTGCCTCCTCTgccccagctctgtctggagggcaGTGAGAGGACCTCCAGTCCTCCCCAGCCTACACCCACTCAGCCTCCTAACACTGTAGCCCCTCTCCTGGCCTGCTTCTCCACCCTGCtccctccccagcctgcctccaagcCCTCCAAGCCCAGCCACAGCCTGTCCCATGTCCTGCGTCCACACAAGCCTCAGATGGAGGGTGCAGGAGGGGCTACTGGGTCTTATCTTTACCCTGGGACCAGTGTccgcccttcctcctcctcttcttcctcctctgccTCGTCTGCCATCTCCACCATGGCTTCCTCCAACTACCCCCTGGCCCTCTCCCTGGCCTTGCCCACTCGTTTTCTCCATGAGaaatcccccaacaccactttaaCCAGTGGCCACGGTGGTCTGTCCTTCCTCACCCCGCCCCTGCCCACCACTGCCTCTATGGCACCCCCCTCCTCTCAGGAGCcccacctgtctgtctcctcagcggGGTCCTCGTCCTCCTCCCTGGGGCGTCTGCAGCATGCCTGTCGGTTCTGTgggaagctgttcagcagtgaCTCGTCCCTGCAGATCCACCTGCGCTCCCACACGGGTGAGAGGCCCTACCAGTGCCCTGTCTGCCTCAGCCGCTTCACCACCCGCGGCAACCTCAAGGTGCACTTCCTCCGCCACCGCGAGCAGAACCCAgagctctcgctctccctcctccccccctccctattTGGAATGGGTATGGGACCAGTGGGGGGGTCTGAGCCCCAGGGTCAGCCAATGAGCAGCACTGGTCTGAGCGTAAGCGCAGCGCAGGCTCAGAGGCGTCGTAAACGGCGGGCTGAGGATGACCTGTATGGAGACGGTATGGAGGTGGATGGTGCCGGAGGGGGCTTTTCTCTGGGGGTGTCCACCGGTGCTCCCCCCTCTTCACTCCCCCTGCCCCCCAGTGTGGACCTGGCCCTCATCTCCACCGCCCACTCCCTCCTGCGGCTCAACCAAGCCGCTGCTGCAGCTGCCTCCATATCCTCTGCTGCTTCCTCACTcacatcctcttcttcctcctctgcaTCCTCCTCCCtcgcctcctctcacctctctgtcccctcctcgGCCGCCTCTGCCATTGCTGGGTTCTTTAAAGGGGCCAAGCAGCAGTGCTTTGATGAGAACACGCCCCCTCACCTTCCCATGATGTCTCACTCTGCTTACTCCCAGCTGGCCCACCTCCCTAAACTCCTCTTCCCCTCTGGTTCCCCCCACCATCACCCTGCCTTGGGCCTATTCCGCCCTCCACCCCCTGCTCCAGGCTCTtcccacctctcctccacccactctcagctctccttccccttctcccACTACCCCAAAGCCCAGGCcttcaccacctcctcctccactccctcctcagACACCTCCAAGCTGCAGCGGCTGGTGGAAAAGCTGGAGAAGGAGcctcccacctcctcttcctGGGCCTCCTCCTCAGGGGAGACCTCTCACAGCAGCATGGCCTCCACTGGGTTGTTTAGCAGCGGCCTCATGGGTGCTAGTACCTCCAGCACCTACGTGATGGCATCCCCATCATCCTCCACCCACGTCCCCACCTCCGTTTCCAACTTCACCAGAGAGATGGTGGCTGCTCTGGGCATGAGTGCCAACGGGGGCAGCGCTCTGGCAGGCGCCATTCTCCCCGGCCTGGGCATCATGAGCACTGGCTCCCTGGCCCCCAACCAGTGTGGGGTATGTCTACGTGTGCTGAGCTGCCCCAGGGCACTGCGTCTGCACCAGGCCACCCACCTGGGTGAGCGCCCCTTCCCCTGTAAACTGTGTGGACGCTCCTTCTCCACCAAGGGCAGCCTGCGGTCCCACCTGGCCACCCACCGTGCCCGCCCGCCCAACTCCCGCGCCCAAAACTCCTGCCCACTGTGCCAGCGCAAGTTCACCAATGCACTGGTGCTGCAACACCACATCCGCATGCACCTGGGAGGGCAGCTGCCACCGGAAGGCGCTCCGGAGTCTCTGTCAGAGCCAATAGCAGAGCCAGACGCTGTATCCCTGTCCCAGCCCCAGCCCAATGACACCTCCAATGTTTCTATTGAGAGCTTCACTGCAGCCTCAGGCAGCCAGTCAAAGAGCTCAGCAGCGTCCACCCACATTCAAACCCTAGTAGGAGGCTCTGCCCCCATATCCTCCAGTGTGACATCACCAGCGTGTGTCGGGGAGCcaagcagatctcactcctccaGCCCCGACCTGATCCCGCCCTCTGACCTCAGCCCTGACCCTTTCCTAAACCCCACCTCACATACCCCTCCGCCTGGCAGCGCCGACCCCCCGGTCCTGTGTGTCAGCGTGCCCTCCCCACCTCCAGCCCTGGGCGATTCAAGCTCCCCAGTCAGTGATGACAAACATGCGGAACTCCTTGATACATCCATTGATACTCCAGCCAGTAAGACAAGCCCTGCTCACACTTCCTCCAGTGCTCTCAAAACCACTCCCTTGTCCAGTCTCATGATGTCAGACTGTCTATTGGGTGAGAATTCCCTTCCTCTCGATGTCTTCTACCCTGGCCCAAGATCAAACCTGGAAGATCTACTGAGCTCTCCAACACTTGGTGCCCCAGTAGCACACCCTAGCCCAGCCCCCTCCTTTACTTCAGTCCTTAGCCCAGAGTACCCTAAAACCTACCTAGCACCCACACTAAACCCTGAACAGCCTACTAAACCCAAAACCCCAGAGCCCACAGAGGAAGACAGGGTTGAAACCTCTCCGCCTGCAGCACCAAAGCAAGCCCCTGTGCTTGATGTGGACCACAGAATGTCACCACTGTCAGAGACTACAGAGACAGGCAACACTGAGGCTGGGGATGTTCCACAGAAAGCTGTCGCCTACACCAGGGAGACGAGGCTGGGGGCATACCTCAGCTCCCATGGGAAGGAGGATGGGATGGGTGGTGTCAGAGACCGACTGGAAGGCACTGTTCCAATCAGTCTGGCTcccactctcccccctcccatGTCTCGCCCTGAGAAGAAGACCTACAGCTGTGTCGAGTGTGGGAAAGAGTATGCCAGCCGCAGTGGACTGAAG